One cyanobiont of Ornithocercus magnificus DNA segment encodes these proteins:
- a CDS encoding bifunctional nuclease family protein, with the protein MGLAGIALDASSRMPIVLLRDLSGRRQVPIWIDQAQAHNIMSGVQENPPLRPLSHDLMAALLEAGGLRLKRVVIHAIEDSTFRAVLQLQRQVKEAETPMQLPAAMEIDARPSDAIALAVRTGSCIWMLEEVVASASIPVDEEADAEDQDAFRRFLDDISPAAIVRHLRSRDGQNERKEDGSGLEE; encoded by the coding sequence ATGGGACTGGCGGGCATCGCCCTTGACGCCTCAAGCCGGATGCCGATTGTCTTGTTAAGAGACCTATCAGGGCGACGTCAGGTACCGATCTGGATTGATCAAGCTCAAGCTCATAACATTATGAGTGGTGTTCAGGAAAATCCACCATTACGCCCGCTCAGCCATGATCTGATGGCTGCCCTCCTAGAGGCTGGTGGACTAAGACTAAAACGTGTAGTCATCCATGCTATCGAAGACAGTACTTTCCGTGCAGTTCTACAGTTGCAGCGACAGGTAAAGGAGGCTGAAACACCTATGCAACTGCCAGCTGCTATGGAGATTGATGCACGACCTAGCGATGCCATAGCCTTAGCTGTAAGGACTGGCAGTTGCATCTGGATGCTTGAAGAGGTAGTGGCTTCAGCATCAATCCCAGTTGACGAAGAGGCTGATGCAGAAGATCAGGATGCTTTCCGTCGCTTCCTAGACGATATAAGTCCTGCTGCTATTGTAAGACACTTGCGCTCCCGCGATGGACAAAATGAGAGGAAGGAGGATGGTTCTGGATTAGAGGAATGA
- a CDS encoding putative oxidoreductase, aldo/keto reductase family — MKHHAVLRPFGRGAQVSLFTLGTMRATTSVETMTALLEAALHAGINHLETAPAYGQAEYLLGQALQRLHSDGREPSGGWRITSKLLPCCTFADGRRQLQRTLQRLGLVCLPHLAIHGLNLREHLDWALQGAGQDLITWARDEGLVELVGFSSHGDNHLITDALNSGDFDFCSLHIHLLDSQRLPIAKQALEAGLGVMAISPADKGGRLQDPATVLKQDCHPFLPLELAYRYLITAGISTITVGATTPSDLNLAHHLAGADDPLSISEQAAIDGLSKRRRSRVGASFCSQCRACLPCPHQVPIPELLRLRNLAIGHDLVTYAKERYNLIGRAGHWWEQVDARACNSCGDCLPRCPYNLPIPYLLADTHQRLAASPCRRLWG; from the coding sequence ATGAAACATCACGCAGTTCTTCGCCCCTTTGGCCGAGGTGCACAGGTGAGCCTATTCACCCTTGGGACTATGCGTGCCACTACATCAGTAGAGACCATGACAGCCCTGCTAGAAGCTGCACTACATGCAGGCATTAATCATCTTGAGACAGCTCCTGCTTATGGTCAAGCTGAGTACCTACTTGGTCAAGCTTTGCAGCGTTTGCATAGTGACGGAAGAGAGCCAAGTGGTGGCTGGCGCATCACAAGTAAGTTACTACCATGCTGTACCTTCGCAGATGGCCGTCGACAGTTGCAGAGAACTTTGCAGCGTCTTGGCCTAGTCTGTTTACCACATCTTGCTATTCATGGACTCAATCTACGAGAGCATTTAGATTGGGCTCTACAAGGTGCCGGTCAGGATCTAATTACCTGGGCACGTGATGAAGGTCTAGTAGAACTAGTAGGTTTTAGTAGTCATGGGGATAATCATCTGATCACTGATGCACTTAACAGTGGAGACTTTGACTTCTGTAGTTTACACATTCATCTCCTCGACTCACAGCGTTTGCCAATAGCCAAGCAGGCTCTTGAGGCTGGGCTTGGAGTCATGGCAATTTCTCCAGCTGACAAGGGAGGACGCCTGCAAGATCCAGCTACTGTCTTAAAGCAAGACTGCCATCCTTTCCTCCCATTAGAATTAGCCTATCGCTATTTGATCACAGCAGGTATCAGCACAATCACTGTTGGTGCTACAACTCCCTCGGACCTCAATCTTGCTCATCATCTTGCCGGAGCGGATGATCCACTCAGCATTAGTGAGCAGGCTGCAATTGATGGTCTTTCTAAGCGGCGGCGCAGCCGTGTTGGGGCCAGTTTTTGCAGCCAGTGTCGAGCTTGCCTTCCGTGTCCGCATCAGGTGCCGATTCCAGAGCTGCTACGCCTACGCAACTTGGCTATTGGGCACGATCTTGTCACTTATGCTAAGGAGCGTTATAATCTAATAGGCCGTGCAGGACATTGGTGGGAACAGGTAGATGCTAGAGCCTGTAATAGCTGTGGCGACTGTTTACCTCGTTGCCCCTACAACCTACCGATTCCATATCTCCTAGCTGACACTCATCAGCGTCTCGCTGCCTCTCCATGCCGGCGATTATGGGGCTGA
- a CDS encoding ABC transporter substrate-binding protein: MRNPERLFVLGRRQLLQIGALSSLMMISSCRREARAPRLAAVLDTLPKPWRQRLPSPWKFETLAGYSLQHSKLNIYERALYAGADAIAFHDGWLSGLKAKQLALLQPSLFTAVAPGTQACHFLESLPAYLKQTVLPVLVSPWVLLFRHGEDLIPQARVSWSVLLDPTLHGRVVFPASARLMLSVAKRISGRDSLRRLRSQKLITDDRHALNWLLQGEARVAVLPLSRCAEVIRRDPRLTVVLPKQGAPLHWLLLARSVNSTEVLPWIWVKDAWSMPLCIRLAAAGWRSPLLETDSEPPQEVIPSILRETLWPPENVWQRCWSLLPLRTQEREQLLKDWRRSAP; this comes from the coding sequence ATGAGAAACCCGGAACGACTATTTGTATTAGGACGGCGACAGCTACTGCAGATAGGTGCACTCTCAAGTCTGATGATGATCAGTAGCTGTCGCCGTGAAGCTAGAGCCCCTCGACTGGCTGCCGTTCTTGATACATTACCCAAGCCCTGGCGTCAGCGACTTCCTTCTCCCTGGAAATTCGAGACATTAGCTGGATACTCTCTACAGCACTCTAAATTAAACATATATGAACGTGCATTGTATGCAGGCGCTGATGCAATAGCTTTCCACGATGGTTGGTTAAGTGGTTTAAAAGCAAAACAGCTAGCACTGCTGCAACCATCCTTATTTACAGCAGTGGCTCCCGGAACCCAGGCTTGTCATTTTCTGGAGTCTCTGCCAGCATATCTTAAACAGACAGTGTTACCAGTTTTAGTCAGCCCTTGGGTATTACTCTTTCGGCACGGGGAAGACTTGATACCACAAGCACGTGTAAGCTGGTCCGTACTACTAGATCCAACTCTTCATGGTCGCGTAGTCTTTCCTGCTAGCGCTCGCCTGATGCTGTCAGTAGCAAAACGTATCTCTGGGCGTGATTCACTGCGTCGACTACGTTCGCAGAAGCTAATCACTGATGATCGTCATGCTCTAAATTGGCTTCTTCAAGGTGAAGCACGAGTCGCTGTTCTACCACTAAGCCGCTGCGCTGAAGTAATCCGTCGAGATCCACGGCTGACGGTAGTTCTTCCCAAACAAGGTGCACCATTACACTGGCTTTTATTGGCTAGGTCAGTTAATAGTACTGAGGTTTTGCCATGGATTTGGGTTAAAGATGCATGGAGCATGCCTCTATGTATCCGTCTTGCGGCAGCTGGCTGGCGCTCACCATTGTTAGAAACTGACAGCGAGCCGCCTCAAGAAGTAATCCCATCTATCTTGAGGGAAACACTATGGCCCCCTGAAAATGTTTGGCAGCGTTGCTGGTCTCTGCTTCCGCTCAGAACTCAGGAGCGTGAGCAACTTTTGAAGGACTGGCGGCGTTCAGCCCCATAA
- a CDS encoding TIGR00303 family protein, translated as MVLSFLTCPDLSLKRALPPGCRLLAGGRFNSSDDLREYLAPWHDPSQHVSVLLVLAGTRTAEQEGISAAGATPDSRRYTAVADAELLLTEPGKPRCFTLPPLAAGVTPALISQVACSLIDLRPIILVAGLEITPTFPHLQVEASNLGPAACLSSGQAMSLERVKRLCRQGQYLVRHLQGPLLLTECVPGGTTTALAVLSGLGLYVKDLVSGSARYPPRQLKCRLVERGLAAADLAEPITADKLLAAVGDPFQALALGLLQGAWARGKPVMLGGGSQMVAVLALALSTHSSDLPDPLAQTLLVTTPWLAEEGKMEQLLYRLAQHFHVMPTGLSSGLRFHNSKQAALRDYENGFVKEGVGAGALTFLAQLRGHSRQQILKCCDNAAQQLRELQLAQRQV; from the coding sequence ATGGTCTTATCGTTCTTGACCTGCCCTGATCTATCTCTAAAGCGTGCTCTTCCTCCAGGCTGTCGCCTACTGGCTGGGGGAAGATTCAATTCATCAGACGACCTAAGAGAATACTTAGCACCCTGGCATGATCCCTCACAACATGTCTCAGTCTTGCTAGTGTTAGCCGGCACGCGCACAGCTGAACAAGAGGGAATTTCTGCTGCAGGTGCCACACCAGACTCGCGCCGGTATACAGCTGTAGCTGATGCAGAGCTACTGCTAACAGAGCCAGGAAAACCCCGTTGTTTCACACTCCCTCCACTAGCTGCCGGGGTTACCCCAGCCCTGATTAGTCAAGTCGCTTGTAGCTTGATAGATCTCCGCCCCATTATTTTAGTAGCAGGACTGGAAATTACACCAACCTTTCCTCACCTTCAAGTTGAGGCCAGTAATCTGGGTCCGGCGGCTTGCCTAAGTAGTGGTCAGGCAATGTCTTTGGAGCGAGTCAAGCGTCTGTGCCGTCAGGGGCAATATCTAGTACGTCACCTACAAGGCCCTCTACTGCTCACAGAATGTGTGCCAGGCGGTACCACCACTGCCTTGGCTGTACTCAGCGGTCTAGGCTTATATGTCAAGGATCTTGTTAGCGGAAGTGCCCGGTATCCTCCTAGGCAACTCAAGTGCCGGCTCGTAGAACGTGGCCTTGCAGCAGCAGATCTTGCTGAACCGATTACTGCTGACAAGCTTCTGGCAGCCGTCGGTGACCCTTTCCAGGCTCTCGCTCTTGGGCTGTTGCAAGGAGCCTGGGCGCGTGGAAAGCCAGTGATGTTAGGCGGCGGTAGCCAAATGGTTGCTGTCCTAGCTTTGGCACTGTCCACACACTCGTCAGATTTACCTGATCCACTAGCGCAGACCCTGTTAGTGACTACTCCTTGGTTAGCAGAGGAGGGCAAAATGGAGCAATTACTGTACCGGCTTGCACAACACTTTCACGTCATGCCTACCGGACTTAGTAGTGGGCTTCGCTTTCATAATAGCAAACAAGCAGCGCTACGAGATTATGAAAATGGTTTTGTCAAAGAAGGTGTTGGTGCTGGTGCCCTTACTTTTCTAGCCCAGCTACGTGGACATAGTCGGCAGCAAATATTAAAATGTTGTGACAATGCTGCCCAGCAATTAAGGGAGCTTCAGCTAGCACAGCGGCAGGTTTGA
- a CDS encoding type I DNA topoisomerase has product MVHTLVIVESPTKARTIRGFLPSGFRVEASMGHVRDLPNNASEIPASHKGQKWASLGVNTEADFEPLYVVPKDKRKIVRGLKDALKDAQSLLLATDEDREGESISWHLLQLLAPKVPVKRMVFHEITQEAIAKALDQTRDLDMELVHAQETRRILDRLVGYSLSPLLWKKVAWGLSAGRVQSVAVRLVVQRERARRSFRSGNYWDLRAHLDHEGVGFDARLMRLSGQKIATGSDFDESTGKLKEKVKVKLLDQELACALATSLREATWRVEAVEEKPTTRRPVAPFTTSTLQQEANRKLRLSARETMRCAQSLYERGFITYMRTDSPHLSAQAIQAARSCVEDLYGLNYLSHSPRQFGTKTRNAQEAHEAIRPSGECFLPPNNTSLTGRDLGLYELIWKRTIASQMAEARITMLTVDLSAAEASFRATGKRIDFPGFFRAYVEGSDDPEAAIEGQEILLPILNIGDIPTVREIEPLGHQTQPPARYSEASLVRILEKEGIGRPSTYASIIGTIVDRGYAVLQSNSLSPSFTAFAVTNLLEDHFPDLVDTGFTARMESTLDEISTGRVPWLPYLESFYKGDEGLEHQVQQREGDINPSTSRTIELEGLPCVVRIGRFGAYLESKHIGDSGEEELIKATLPREITPADLDEERARTILRHKADGPEPIGEDPETGDLIYLLFGQYGPYIQRGQVNDRNPKPKRASLPKGIKPEELELNDALGLLRLPRLLGEHPDGGRVQAGLGRFGPYIVWDKSKGEKDYRSLKSDDNVLGIELNRALELLSMPKRTRGGRTAIKNLGKPMGVEEPIQVYNGPYGPYVKQGKINASLPDGKKAETITLEEAIELLAAKTSAKKTTRRSASRTSARNSAAELTKTPKTSKSPARKTPAVTKTGRLRASSVRIIQPGDK; this is encoded by the coding sequence GTGGTGCACACACTGGTCATTGTCGAAAGTCCAACTAAGGCGCGGACAATCCGGGGATTTCTGCCCTCTGGTTTCCGTGTTGAGGCATCAATGGGACACGTTCGAGATCTTCCTAATAACGCCAGCGAGATTCCTGCATCCCATAAGGGGCAGAAATGGGCAAGCCTTGGCGTAAACACCGAGGCCGACTTCGAACCTCTGTATGTGGTGCCGAAGGATAAGAGGAAGATTGTTCGTGGGCTGAAGGATGCGCTGAAGGATGCTCAGAGTCTCTTACTAGCCACGGATGAAGACCGTGAGGGCGAGAGCATTAGCTGGCATCTACTTCAGCTTCTTGCACCAAAGGTGCCAGTAAAGCGCATGGTATTTCACGAGATCACTCAGGAAGCAATTGCTAAAGCCTTGGATCAGACAAGGGATCTTGATATGGAGCTTGTCCATGCTCAGGAGACTCGCCGGATTCTCGATCGCTTAGTTGGCTATAGTCTTTCGCCCCTGCTCTGGAAAAAGGTAGCTTGGGGATTGTCAGCTGGCCGGGTTCAGTCAGTAGCTGTACGCCTAGTTGTTCAGAGGGAAAGAGCACGTCGCTCCTTCCGAAGTGGCAACTATTGGGATCTACGCGCCCACCTAGACCATGAAGGCGTTGGTTTTGACGCGCGACTCATGCGACTCTCTGGCCAAAAGATTGCTACTGGCAGTGACTTTGATGAAAGTACAGGTAAGCTTAAGGAGAAAGTGAAGGTCAAACTTCTCGATCAGGAATTAGCCTGCGCACTAGCTACTTCTTTACGGGAGGCAACTTGGAGGGTCGAAGCTGTGGAGGAGAAGCCTACTACTCGTCGCCCTGTTGCCCCATTCACTACGAGTACACTACAGCAAGAGGCAAATCGCAAACTGCGGCTTTCAGCTCGCGAGACTATGCGGTGCGCCCAAAGTCTCTATGAGCGAGGCTTCATCACCTACATGCGCACTGACTCTCCTCATCTCTCTGCTCAGGCAATCCAGGCGGCCCGCAGCTGCGTTGAAGATCTCTACGGTCTTAACTACCTGAGTCACTCACCACGTCAATTTGGTACCAAGACCCGCAATGCTCAGGAGGCACATGAAGCAATACGCCCGTCTGGGGAGTGTTTCTTGCCACCAAATAATACTTCGCTCACAGGGAGAGATCTAGGCCTCTATGAACTAATTTGGAAACGTACGATAGCCTCTCAGATGGCAGAGGCGCGCATTACGATGCTTACTGTAGATCTAAGTGCTGCAGAAGCCAGTTTCCGTGCCACTGGTAAACGTATTGATTTCCCTGGTTTCTTTCGAGCTTATGTAGAGGGCAGCGATGACCCTGAAGCTGCTATCGAAGGTCAAGAGATCTTGCTGCCGATACTAAACATCGGTGATATACCTACTGTCAGAGAGATAGAGCCTCTTGGACATCAAACTCAACCTCCTGCCCGCTATAGCGAGGCCTCGCTAGTAAGGATACTAGAAAAGGAAGGAATCGGACGCCCATCTACATACGCAAGCATAATTGGAACAATTGTTGATCGTGGTTATGCTGTTTTACAGAGCAATTCGCTCTCTCCAAGTTTTACTGCTTTTGCAGTCACAAACTTATTAGAAGATCATTTCCCTGACCTTGTTGACACAGGTTTTACAGCACGCATGGAGTCAACGCTAGATGAAATCTCGACTGGAAGGGTACCCTGGCTGCCTTACCTTGAGTCTTTTTATAAGGGTGATGAAGGTCTAGAGCACCAGGTTCAGCAACGAGAGGGAGACATCAATCCTAGCACCTCACGTACCATTGAGCTTGAGGGACTTCCCTGCGTCGTTCGGATTGGTAGATTTGGTGCTTATTTAGAGTCCAAGCATATTGGAGATAGTGGTGAGGAAGAGCTGATTAAGGCCACACTGCCACGAGAGATCACGCCAGCTGACCTTGATGAAGAGCGAGCCAGGACGATTTTAAGGCACAAAGCAGATGGTCCAGAACCAATTGGGGAAGATCCAGAGACTGGAGATCTAATCTACCTACTCTTTGGTCAATATGGTCCTTATATTCAAAGGGGCCAGGTCAATGACAGAAATCCCAAACCCAAGAGGGCATCGTTGCCTAAAGGAATTAAACCAGAGGAGCTAGAACTTAATGATGCACTCGGGCTGCTGCGCCTGCCTCGCCTACTCGGGGAACATCCAGACGGTGGTCGTGTCCAGGCTGGTCTAGGCCGTTTTGGCCCTTACATTGTTTGGGACAAAAGCAAGGGCGAGAAGGATTACCGGTCTTTAAAGAGTGACGACAACGTATTAGGAATCGAGCTCAACCGTGCACTCGAGTTACTCTCAATGCCAAAGCGTACTAGAGGAGGGCGCACAGCTATCAAGAACTTGGGAAAACCTATGGGTGTCGAAGAGCCTATCCAAGTTTACAATGGTCCCTACGGACCTTATGTAAAGCAAGGCAAGATTAATGCTTCGCTTCCAGATGGCAAGAAAGCTGAAACTATTACTTTAGAGGAAGCAATAGAGCTGCTGGCAGCTAAGACATCTGCTAAAAAGACAACACGCCGCTCAGCAAGCCGGACTTCTGCCAGAAATTCTGCAGCTGAGTTGACAAAGACGCCCAAGACCTCAAAGTCACCAGCTCGTAAGACTCCTGCTGTTACCAAGACTGGCCGACTACGAGCTAGTAGTGTTCGCATTATTCAGCCGGGTGATAAATAA